TGGTATGCCCAAGGATTCCGCCGTGGCGGCCACCATCTGGATTACCGTCATCGCCACGCTGATCATGGGCCTGTGGGCCAAGTTTCCCGTGGGCGTCGCGCCCGGCCTCGGCATCACGGCCTTTTTTGCCTACTATGTTTGCGGCCCGGCGGGCTATACATGGCAGACCGGCCTCGGCGCTGTGTTCATCTCAGGCGTGGTTTTTCTGCTGCTCACTGTCACCAAGGTGCGCCAGCTTATCATCAATGCCGTCCCCATGGATCTCAAGTACGCCATTGTGGTGGGTATTGGCGCGTTTATCGCCTTTATCGGCATGAAGAGCTGCGGCCTTGTGGCCGCCAGCCCCGCCACTTTTGTGACGCTGGGCAACCTTGGCGATCCCAAGACCCTGCTTTCTGTGGCAGGCATTTTCCTCATCGGCGCGCTGCTTTCTCTGCGCGTGCCTGGCGCCATGATCATCGGCATCGTGGTTATTGCCGCCGCCGGCATGATGCTTGGCGTGTCGCAGATGCCGCAGGGCAGCATTTTCAACGCCGCCCTGCCCCTGCCCACCGAGACTTTCATGGCGATGGATCTCAAGGGTGCGCTGCACCACGGCCTGATCTCCATCATCTTTACCCTGACCATGGTTGACCTGTTCGACAACATGGGCGTGCTGATCGGCCTTTCGCAGAAAGCCGGATTCATCCGTGAAGACGGGCACATCGAAAATCTGGACAAGGCCCTGATTTCCGACTCCATCGCTACCATGTCCAGCGCCGTCATGGGCGCGACCACCGCCACCAGCTATCTGGAAAGCGCCGCAGGCGTGGCCGAGGGCGGCCGCACCGGCCTGACCGCCGTGACCATTGCCGTGCTCTTTTTTCTCACGCTGTTCTTTGCGCCGCTGGTGGGCATGGTGCCCGCCTATGCGACGGCCCCTGTGCTGATCATCGTGGGCGCCATGATGATGCAGGAAGTGGGGCGCATCAAGTTCAAGGACTTTACCGTGGCTTTGCCCGCCTTTTTGACCATCATCAGCATGCCGCTTACCTTCAACATCGCCACGGGTTTTGGCTTTGGCTTTGTGAGCTGGGTCGGTATCAAGGTGCTTTCCGGGCGTTTCAAGGATCTTAACGTGGTGATGCTGATCATTGCCCTGTGCTTTGTGGTCAACTTTGCCCTGCGCCTTCAGTAGAGTGTTTTGCGGCGCGATTTTTCAAGATTCGCGCGGGGCATCCGAACCTTGCAAGAGTAGACTGCTCCAAGCCCCATAACGGCAACGCACTGTGATTGCTGAACAGGCTCCTGTTCCGGCTGATGC
This DNA window, taken from Desulfovibrio desulfuricans DSM 642, encodes the following:
- a CDS encoding NCS2 family permease encodes the protein MGILEKMFNPAARGSTVRREMLAGLTSFMAMCYLIFVVPGMLADAGMPKDSAVAATIWITVIATLIMGLWAKFPVGVAPGLGITAFFAYYVCGPAGYTWQTGLGAVFISGVVFLLLTVTKVRQLIINAVPMDLKYAIVVGIGAFIAFIGMKSCGLVAASPATFVTLGNLGDPKTLLSVAGIFLIGALLSLRVPGAMIIGIVVIAAAGMMLGVSQMPQGSIFNAALPLPTETFMAMDLKGALHHGLISIIFTLTMVDLFDNMGVLIGLSQKAGFIREDGHIENLDKALISDSIATMSSAVMGATTATSYLESAAGVAEGGRTGLTAVTIAVLFFLTLFFAPLVGMVPAYATAPVLIIVGAMMMQEVGRIKFKDFTVALPAFLTIISMPLTFNIATGFGFGFVSWVGIKVLSGRFKDLNVVMLIIALCFVVNFALRLQ